One part of the Mycolicibacterium aromaticivorans JS19b1 = JCM 16368 genome encodes these proteins:
- a CDS encoding helix-turn-helix transcriptional regulator, translating to MSATTSRVLQLLGLLQSRRVWSGAELAERLGVTARSVRRDVERLRDLGYPVHASTGHGGGYQLGAGAALPPLLLDSDEAVAMAVCLRLAAGGSVAGVGEAALRALTKLDQVMPGRLRSQVAAVHDATVTLTPEAESPVDPEVLMTLARACRDSEHVGVDYVDRAGAPTSRRLEPYQLVTTGRRWYLLAYDRDRDDWRSLRLDRMSRVHAKGSTFTAREAPDAATYIRRAITTSPYRYVARVRYRVAKSVMEQHFSPTTVTIEHDGPSTCIVVTGADHPNALVLHLAMPGIAFEILEPAEVVDAARAMSALLAAAARQ from the coding sequence ATGTCTGCGACGACGAGCCGGGTGCTGCAACTTCTCGGCCTGTTGCAATCGCGCCGGGTGTGGTCCGGCGCGGAACTGGCCGAGCGGCTCGGCGTGACCGCCCGCAGTGTGCGCCGCGACGTGGAACGGTTACGCGACCTCGGATATCCCGTCCACGCCAGCACCGGCCACGGCGGCGGCTACCAACTCGGCGCAGGGGCCGCACTGCCGCCGCTGCTGCTGGACTCCGATGAAGCCGTCGCCATGGCCGTTTGTCTGCGGCTGGCCGCGGGTGGCAGCGTCGCCGGCGTGGGGGAGGCGGCGCTGCGCGCACTGACCAAGCTCGACCAGGTGATGCCGGGCCGGCTGCGTTCACAGGTCGCCGCCGTGCACGACGCGACCGTCACGCTGACCCCCGAAGCCGAGTCGCCGGTGGATCCCGAGGTGCTGATGACGCTGGCGCGGGCCTGCCGGGACTCTGAACACGTCGGCGTCGACTACGTCGACCGGGCCGGTGCCCCGACCAGCCGGCGCCTGGAGCCCTACCAGCTGGTGACCACCGGACGGCGGTGGTACCTGCTGGCCTACGACCGCGACCGCGACGACTGGCGCAGCCTGCGGCTGGACCGCATGTCCCGGGTTCACGCGAAAGGAAGCACCTTCACCGCGCGGGAAGCCCCCGACGCCGCCACCTACATCCGTCGCGCCATCACCACGTCGCCCTACCGCTATGTCGCCAGGGTGCGTTACCGGGTTGCGAAAAGCGTTATGGAACAGCACTTCTCGCCCACGACAGTAACAATCGAGCATGACGGCCCCAGCACCTGCATCGTCGTCACCGGTGCTGACCACCCCAATGCGCTGGTGCTGCATCTGGCGATGCCCGGTATCGCATTCGAGATCCTCGAACCCGCCGAGGTCGTCGATGCGGCGCGGGCGATGTCGGCGTTGCTTGCCGCTGCCGCCAGGCAGTGA
- a CDS encoding ABC1 kinase family protein, which yields MNSTKHREVAKLDRVPLPVEAARIGTTGWQLTRTGARVLTKLPGRGRWQDKVIKQIPQTFSDLGPTYVKFGQIIASSPGAFGENLSREFRGLLDSVPPADTAEVHQLLQQELGGDPAKLFAQFDEEPFASASIAQVHFATLHTGEEVVVKIQRPGIRRRVAADLQILKRFAQLVELAKLGRRLSARDVVADFSDNLAEELDFRIEAQSMEAWVSGLHGSPLGRNIRVPQVHWEFTSERVLTMERVHGVRIDDVKEIRKKGFDGTELVKALLFSTFEGGLRHGLFHGDLHAGNLLVDDDGRIVFLDFGIMGRIDPRTRWLLRELVYALLVKKDHAAAGKIVVLLGAVGTTKPEKEAAKDLEEFAAPLTLKTLGDMSYAEIGKQLSTLADAYDVKLPRELVLIGKQFLYVERYMKLLAPKWQMMNDPQFGGYFANFMVEVSREHQSDVEV from the coding sequence ATGAATTCGACCAAACACCGCGAAGTAGCCAAGCTCGATCGCGTCCCGTTGCCGGTCGAGGCTGCCCGCATCGGCACAACCGGGTGGCAGCTCACCCGCACCGGGGCACGCGTGCTCACCAAACTGCCCGGGCGTGGCCGCTGGCAGGACAAGGTCATCAAGCAGATCCCGCAGACCTTTTCCGACCTGGGACCCACCTACGTGAAATTCGGTCAGATCATCGCGTCCAGCCCCGGTGCCTTCGGTGAGAATCTGAGCCGTGAGTTCCGCGGCCTGCTGGACTCCGTGCCGCCCGCGGACACCGCCGAGGTACACCAGCTGCTGCAGCAGGAACTCGGCGGCGACCCGGCGAAGCTCTTCGCGCAGTTCGACGAGGAGCCGTTCGCGTCGGCCTCGATCGCCCAGGTGCATTTCGCGACGCTGCACACCGGTGAGGAGGTCGTGGTCAAGATCCAGCGGCCGGGCATACGCCGCCGGGTGGCTGCCGACCTGCAGATCCTCAAGCGCTTCGCCCAGCTCGTGGAGCTGGCCAAGCTGGGCCGGCGGTTGTCGGCACGGGACGTGGTTGCCGACTTTTCCGACAATCTCGCCGAAGAGCTCGACTTCCGCATCGAGGCGCAGTCGATGGAGGCGTGGGTCTCGGGTCTGCACGGGTCGCCGCTGGGCCGCAACATCCGAGTCCCGCAGGTGCACTGGGAATTCACCAGCGAGCGTGTGCTGACCATGGAACGCGTGCACGGCGTGCGTATCGATGACGTCAAGGAAATCCGTAAGAAGGGGTTCGACGGCACCGAGCTGGTCAAGGCACTGCTGTTCTCGACGTTCGAGGGCGGCCTTCGGCACGGCCTGTTCCACGGCGACCTGCACGCGGGCAACCTGTTGGTCGACGACGACGGCCGGATCGTGTTCCTGGACTTCGGGATCATGGGTCGCATCGACCCGCGGACCCGCTGGCTGCTGCGCGAGCTCGTTTATGCACTGCTGGTCAAGAAGGACCACGCGGCGGCGGGCAAGATCGTCGTGCTGCTCGGCGCGGTGGGCACCACCAAACCAGAGAAGGAAGCCGCAAAGGATCTCGAAGAGTTCGCGGCTCCTCTCACGCTGAAAACGCTCGGCGACATGTCCTACGCGGAGATCGGCAAACAGCTCTCCACCCTGGCCGACGCCTATGACGTCAAGCTCCCGCGCGAGCTGGTGTTGATCGGTAAGCAGTTTCTGTATGTCGAGCGGTATATGAAGTTGCTGGCACCGAAGTGGCAGATGATGAACGACCCGCAGTTCGGCGGATACTTCGCCAACTTCATGGTCGAGGTCAGCCGCGAGCACCAGAGCGACGTCGAGGTCTGA
- a CDS encoding DinB family protein: MTWTTQLADQLDWHWSATLRPRLDGLTDDEYFWEPVADCWTAHGEGRPGGLERSDPGPIRIDFAYPPPEPEPVTTIAWRLAHVIVGVLAMRNHSHFGGPPADYQSWPYATDAASALAQLDDAYTYWISGVRGLSDDDLVRPCGPAEGPYADYALSELVLHINREVIHHGAEIACLRDLYARR; this comes from the coding sequence ATGACATGGACGACTCAGCTTGCCGACCAGCTGGACTGGCACTGGTCCGCCACGCTGCGGCCCCGCCTGGACGGGCTGACCGACGACGAATACTTCTGGGAGCCGGTCGCCGATTGCTGGACGGCGCACGGGGAAGGGCGCCCCGGCGGGCTGGAGCGAAGCGACCCGGGGCCAATTCGGATCGACTTCGCCTACCCACCTCCGGAGCCCGAGCCGGTCACCACGATCGCGTGGCGCCTCGCCCATGTCATCGTCGGCGTTCTCGCGATGCGCAATCACTCGCACTTCGGCGGCCCGCCCGCCGACTATCAGAGCTGGCCCTACGCCACCGACGCGGCGTCAGCTCTGGCCCAACTCGACGACGCCTACACGTACTGGATCAGCGGCGTACGGGGGTTGTCCGACGACGATCTCGTCCGACCGTGCGGGCCGGCCGAAGGCCCCTACGCCGACTACGCGCTATCCGAACTGGTCTTGCACATCAACCGTGAGGTCATCCATCACGGCGCCGAAATAGCTTGTCTCCGAGATCTTTACGCCCGTCGATAA
- a CDS encoding NEW3 domain-containing protein, with product MRITSAESTELFVGPPDAPLQVVRVGYSAADAGVVRILGDGVHSDDVAVPRGDGVAEVAVRIERPAPGERRTARAVGDDAQFPFQLTVAEPGWTMYMVSHFHYDPVWWNTQAAYTSVWTENPPGRARQNNGFALVAAHLEMARRDPDYKFVLAEVDYLKPYFDTHPQDRADLRRFIADSRVEVMGGTYNEPNTNLVGAETAIRNFVHGVGYQRDVLGADPATAWQLDVFGHDPQFPGMAADAGLTSSSWARGPHHQWGPMAADGDPRRMQFPSEFEWIAPSGLGLLTHYMPAHYSAGWWMDSAATLADAEQATYHLFAELKSVALTRNVLLPVGTDYTPPNAWVTEIHRDWNARYTWPRFVCALPSEFFAAVRAETAQRGVTPSPQTRDMNPIYTGKDVSYIDTKQANRAAEDAVLGAERFAVFAALLSGARYPEAALAKAWVQLAYGAHHDGITGSESDQVYLDLLTSWRDAWELGSTARAGALELLSRAVAPESGSVVVWNPLAHKRTDMVTARLATPVGPGAAVVDSAGVSHPAVVSDDGHLVSFRADDVDSLGWRGYQLVATQESTGWRAADGFEITNSHHRLRVDPARGGAVVSLVEVATDRELIAQGRVGNELAVYEEYPAHPQAGEGPWHLLPTGPVTCSSAAVADSVQAYHSPLGERIVVTGRIGELLRYTQTLTLWHGIDRVDTSTTIDEFTGADRLVRLRWPCPVPGALPVSEVGDAVIGRGFGLLHDHESGEDRAVDSAKHPWTLDNPAQGWFGLSSAARIQVGSGVRAVSVAEVVVPTEDTSAARELMVALVRAGVTATCSAAGRPRYGHLDVDSNLPDARIVVGGPENNAFTAAVLAAADPVYTAELRQQLSESGQARVWVPASESLTAVWQPDADLRGVLALPVLIVAGDGALAAVVEDLGDAQIDVSQDAPSGLGEFESRTVALLNRGVPGFAVEPDQTLHSSLMRSCTGWPSGVWIDPPRRTAPDGSNFQLQHWTHTFDFALVSGRGDWRSCEMPSRSAEFTHPMVCVMVDEGMETLAADGSLLRVEPAGALHLAALKIGGNPTTTGSSAAVDPEDVTIRLVETRGTTTEVALSSGVGTVSAVVPADLLEAARGSDAPPLRLHAYQIATLLARLNVHAVLDADGAALAPDTEIAQPLYARYWLHNRGPAPLGGLPAVAHLHPEAVTVEPRQTVRVRLTAASDCSDATLAGQVRLRGPHGWTVEPDVLPFELPTGHHREAEIVVTAPPDAQPGDYPIRAQLILSGDVPAAWKQPVEDVCVVSVGPPGTLVHLVGEPSDILVAAGERARLAVTVSSTAHADLSLEAHLISPWGTWEWMGPASCGAIVGAKSEVEVAFYVAPPPWTTPGQWWAVVRIGCAGRLLYTPAVAVTVR from the coding sequence GTGCGGATAACCTCCGCGGAGTCGACGGAGCTCTTCGTCGGACCGCCCGATGCGCCGCTCCAGGTGGTCCGGGTCGGCTATAGCGCGGCCGACGCCGGCGTCGTGCGGATTCTCGGCGACGGCGTGCACTCTGACGACGTTGCGGTGCCGCGCGGCGACGGGGTGGCGGAGGTCGCGGTCCGGATCGAGCGCCCGGCGCCCGGCGAGCGTCGAACAGCTCGCGCAGTCGGCGACGATGCCCAATTCCCATTCCAGCTCACCGTCGCCGAACCGGGCTGGACCATGTACATGGTCAGCCACTTCCACTATGACCCGGTGTGGTGGAACACCCAGGCCGCGTACACCAGCGTGTGGACCGAGAACCCGCCAGGAAGAGCCCGGCAGAACAACGGGTTCGCGCTGGTGGCCGCCCACCTCGAAATGGCCCGCCGCGACCCGGATTACAAGTTCGTGCTCGCCGAAGTGGACTATCTGAAGCCCTATTTCGACACCCACCCGCAAGACCGTGCCGATCTGCGCCGGTTCATCGCCGACTCGCGGGTGGAGGTGATGGGTGGGACCTACAACGAGCCGAACACCAACCTGGTCGGCGCCGAGACCGCGATCCGCAATTTCGTGCACGGCGTCGGCTACCAGCGCGACGTGCTGGGTGCGGACCCGGCGACCGCCTGGCAGCTCGACGTGTTCGGGCACGATCCGCAATTTCCCGGCATGGCCGCCGACGCCGGTCTGACGTCGAGTTCGTGGGCCCGCGGACCGCACCATCAGTGGGGGCCGATGGCAGCCGACGGCGACCCCAGACGCATGCAGTTCCCAAGCGAGTTCGAGTGGATCGCGCCGTCGGGACTCGGACTGCTGACGCATTACATGCCTGCGCACTACTCGGCCGGCTGGTGGATGGACTCCGCGGCGACGCTCGCCGACGCCGAGCAGGCCACCTATCACCTGTTCGCCGAACTGAAATCGGTGGCACTGACCCGCAATGTGCTGCTGCCGGTCGGCACCGACTACACCCCGCCCAATGCCTGGGTCACCGAGATCCACCGTGATTGGAACGCCCGCTACACCTGGCCGCGATTCGTCTGCGCCCTGCCGTCGGAGTTCTTCGCCGCCGTACGCGCCGAGACGGCGCAGCGCGGCGTGACGCCGTCACCGCAGACCCGGGACATGAACCCGATCTACACCGGCAAGGACGTGTCGTACATCGACACCAAGCAAGCCAACCGGGCCGCCGAGGATGCGGTGCTGGGCGCCGAGCGGTTCGCGGTGTTCGCGGCGCTGCTCTCCGGTGCCCGCTATCCGGAAGCCGCCCTGGCCAAGGCCTGGGTACAGCTGGCCTACGGTGCCCACCATGACGGCATCACCGGCTCGGAATCCGATCAGGTGTACCTCGACCTGCTGACCAGCTGGCGCGACGCGTGGGAGCTCGGCTCGACCGCCCGAGCCGGGGCGCTGGAGCTGCTGTCTCGGGCCGTTGCGCCCGAGTCTGGTTCGGTCGTCGTATGGAATCCCTTGGCGCACAAGCGAACCGATATGGTGACCGCCCGGCTGGCGACGCCGGTCGGGCCCGGGGCTGCGGTGGTGGACTCCGCGGGGGTGTCGCATCCTGCTGTGGTCTCCGACGACGGTCACCTGGTGAGCTTTCGGGCCGACGATGTCGATTCCCTCGGCTGGCGCGGCTACCAGCTGGTGGCCACGCAGGAGTCGACCGGGTGGCGCGCCGCTGACGGTTTCGAGATCACCAACTCCCACCACCGGTTGCGGGTCGACCCGGCTCGCGGGGGTGCCGTGGTGTCGCTGGTGGAGGTGGCGACCGACCGTGAACTGATCGCGCAGGGTCGTGTCGGCAACGAACTGGCCGTCTACGAGGAGTATCCGGCGCACCCGCAGGCGGGAGAGGGGCCGTGGCATCTGCTGCCGACCGGCCCGGTGACGTGTTCGTCTGCAGCCGTTGCGGATTCGGTTCAGGCCTATCACAGCCCGCTCGGCGAGCGGATCGTCGTGACCGGCCGGATCGGAGAGCTGCTGCGCTACACCCAGACGCTGACCTTGTGGCACGGCATCGACCGGGTGGACACCAGCACCACCATCGACGAGTTCACCGGAGCCGACCGGCTGGTGCGGCTGCGCTGGCCCTGCCCGGTGCCCGGCGCGCTGCCGGTCAGCGAGGTCGGTGACGCCGTGATCGGACGTGGTTTCGGGCTGCTGCACGACCACGAGTCCGGGGAGGATCGCGCTGTCGACTCCGCCAAACACCCATGGACACTGGATAATCCGGCGCAAGGCTGGTTCGGCTTGTCGTCGGCGGCCCGCATCCAGGTCGGCTCGGGCGTGCGCGCCGTGTCGGTGGCCGAAGTGGTGGTCCCGACCGAGGACACCTCCGCGGCCCGCGAGTTGATGGTCGCTCTGGTGCGCGCCGGGGTGACGGCGACCTGTAGCGCTGCCGGACGCCCGCGCTACGGGCACCTCGACGTCGACTCCAATCTGCCGGACGCCCGGATCGTGGTCGGCGGCCCCGAGAACAACGCGTTCACCGCCGCGGTGCTCGCCGCGGCAGATCCGGTCTACACCGCCGAACTGCGCCAACAGCTTTCGGAATCCGGACAGGCGCGGGTGTGGGTCCCGGCGAGTGAGTCTCTGACGGCGGTGTGGCAGCCCGACGCCGACCTTCGCGGCGTGCTCGCGTTGCCGGTGCTGATCGTCGCCGGAGACGGGGCCCTCGCCGCCGTCGTCGAGGACCTCGGTGACGCCCAGATCGACGTCAGCCAGGACGCGCCGTCCGGCCTCGGCGAGTTCGAATCGCGCACCGTCGCCCTGCTCAACCGCGGCGTGCCGGGCTTCGCCGTCGAACCTGACCAGACCCTGCACAGTTCGCTGATGCGGTCGTGCACCGGCTGGCCGTCGGGGGTGTGGATCGACCCGCCGCGGCGCACAGCCCCGGACGGGTCCAACTTCCAGCTGCAGCATTGGACGCACACGTTCGACTTCGCTCTGGTGTCCGGCCGCGGTGACTGGCGGTCCTGCGAGATGCCCTCTCGCAGCGCCGAGTTCACCCATCCGATGGTGTGTGTAATGGTGGATGAGGGGATGGAGACACTGGCCGCCGATGGCTCGCTGCTGCGCGTCGAACCGGCAGGCGCACTTCATCTTGCCGCGCTCAAGATCGGGGGCAACCCGACCACCACCGGAAGTTCCGCAGCTGTCGACCCCGAGGACGTCACCATCCGGCTGGTCGAAACTCGCGGTACGACAACCGAAGTCGCGCTGTCGTCTGGGGTCGGCACAGTGTCCGCGGTGGTGCCTGCCGATCTGCTGGAGGCCGCCCGCGGCTCTGATGCGCCGCCGCTGCGGCTGCACGCCTACCAGATCGCGACCCTGCTGGCCCGTTTGAACGTTCACGCCGTGCTGGACGCCGACGGTGCCGCATTGGCCCCGGACACCGAGATCGCGCAACCGCTGTACGCCCGCTACTGGCTGCACAACCGCGGCCCGGCCCCGCTGGGCGGACTGCCCGCCGTCGCGCATCTGCACCCCGAAGCCGTCACCGTCGAGCCTCGCCAAACCGTGCGGGTGCGGCTGACCGCCGCCAGCGACTGCAGCGACGCCACCCTGGCCGGACAGGTGCGACTTCGCGGACCGCACGGCTGGACCGTCGAACCCGACGTGCTGCCCTTCGAGCTGCCCACCGGCCATCACCGGGAAGCCGAGATCGTCGTGACCGCGCCTCCGGATGCGCAGCCCGGCGACTACCCCATCCGCGCCCAGCTCATCCTGTCCGGGGACGTGCCGGCGGCGTGGAAACAACCCGTCGAAGACGTCTGCGTGGTCTCGGTCGGTCCCCCCGGCACGCTGGTGCACCTCGTCGGCGAGCCGTCCGACATCCTCGTGGCCGCGGGGGAGCGGGCCCGCCTCGCCGTCACCGTCAGTAGCACCGCGCACGCCGACCTGTCGTTGGAGGCCCATCTCATCAGCCCGTGGGGGACCTGGGAGTGGATGGGTCCTGCATCGTGCGGCGCTATCGTCGGCGCGAAATCGGAGGTGGAGGTCGCCTTCTACGTCGCGCCGCCGCCGTGGACGACACCCGGGCAGTGGTGGGCGGTGGTCCGGATCGGGTGCGCGGGCCGGCTGCTCTACACACCCGCGGTGGCGGTGACGGTCCGATGA
- a CDS encoding DUF7158 domain-containing protein, whose amino-acid sequence MSVAATVAGVDVEVGEVDDREAALRATPQVAALPRPHTSEGRQLRRWLTQLLVAEKLVAREAEALGISVTETTPDEDDLLPDSTARLEIGSVAAAVLAAPIARAVFAHITDGVEVDDDAVTDFHARNPRRFLRFAGTGGWRVASEPALADVRPLIAALLLGAARRRHFRMWLGQRHADLVWLAPGYEHPGDPRQPDNTHKH is encoded by the coding sequence ATGAGCGTGGCCGCCACCGTTGCTGGGGTGGATGTCGAGGTCGGCGAGGTCGACGACCGCGAGGCCGCGCTGCGGGCCACACCGCAAGTCGCGGCGCTGCCACGGCCGCACACGAGTGAAGGGCGCCAGCTACGGCGCTGGCTCACCCAGCTGCTGGTCGCCGAGAAGTTGGTGGCCCGCGAGGCGGAAGCGCTAGGGATCAGCGTGACCGAGACGACGCCCGACGAGGACGACCTGCTGCCCGACTCCACCGCGCGGCTCGAGATCGGTAGCGTCGCCGCCGCGGTCCTGGCGGCCCCGATCGCCCGGGCGGTCTTCGCGCACATCACCGATGGCGTCGAGGTGGACGACGACGCCGTGACGGACTTTCACGCCCGAAATCCGCGGCGGTTCCTGCGCTTCGCCGGTACCGGTGGCTGGCGGGTGGCCAGTGAGCCCGCGCTGGCCGATGTGCGCCCACTGATCGCCGCGCTGCTCCTCGGCGCGGCCCGGCGGCGCCACTTCCGGATGTGGCTCGGCCAGCGCCACGCGGATCTGGTGTGGCTGGCCCCCGGCTACGAGCACCCTGGCGACCCGCGCCAGCCCGACAACACCCACAAACACTGA
- a CDS encoding endonuclease/exonuclease/phosphatase family protein, which yields MRMATFNILHGRSLDDGQVNLERLSQCVHRLNPDVLALQEVDCDQPRSSLADLTAVAAAAMGAVAHRFVAAIAGTPGATWMAATGSEQPGTAGYGIALLSRYPAISWQVLRLPRIPARFPMYLPGPNRVQIVHEEPRAAMLAQLDTPLGVMTVANTHLSFVPGWNRVQLRRLTRDLNGLPGPRVLMGDLNMSGASPSRQTGLRSLASAPTFPRHCPDRQLDHILTDHDGLVATEAGTPLLPISDHRPLVIDVSLR from the coding sequence ATGCGGATGGCCACCTTCAACATCTTGCACGGGCGCAGCTTGGATGACGGGCAGGTCAATCTGGAGCGGTTGTCCCAGTGCGTTCACCGGCTGAACCCCGATGTGTTGGCGCTGCAGGAAGTCGACTGCGATCAGCCACGCTCGTCGCTCGCGGACCTCACGGCCGTCGCGGCCGCGGCGATGGGCGCCGTCGCGCACCGATTCGTCGCCGCGATCGCCGGCACGCCGGGAGCGACCTGGATGGCCGCTACCGGCAGCGAGCAACCGGGGACGGCCGGGTACGGGATCGCGCTGCTGTCGCGGTATCCGGCGATCTCGTGGCAAGTGCTGCGGCTGCCCCGAATTCCGGCCCGGTTCCCGATGTATCTGCCCGGCCCCAACCGGGTGCAGATCGTTCACGAGGAGCCGCGGGCGGCGATGCTGGCACAGCTGGACACCCCACTCGGGGTGATGACCGTCGCCAACACGCACTTGTCGTTCGTGCCGGGGTGGAACCGCGTCCAGCTGCGCCGGCTCACTCGTGATCTGAACGGGCTGCCGGGTCCGCGAGTGTTGATGGGTGATCTCAACATGTCGGGGGCGTCACCGAGCCGGCAGACCGGTTTGCGTTCGCTGGCCAGCGCGCCGACGTTTCCGCGGCACTGTCCGGACCGTCAGCTCGACCACATCCTCACCGACCACGACGGTCTGGTGGCCACCGAGGCAGGCACCCCGCTGCTGCCGATCTCCGACCATCGCCCGCTCGTGATCGACGTGTCGCTCCGCTGA
- a CDS encoding ROK family protein, whose amino-acid sequence MATLAVDIGGTKIAAGLVDPDGSLRYEARQPTPHSDDPDQVWAAAARAIADALAAAGGPVAGVGISSAGPIHLPDGTISPINIPAWRDFPVVERVVAAVPGVPVRLGGDGLCMALGEHWRGAGQGAAFLLGMVVSTGVGGGLILDGAPYHGRTGNAGHVGHVVVDTDGPPCTCGGRGCVEAIASGPHLAQWARTQGWDGADAKELADAAATGNQVALAAFRRGARAIAAMIASVGAVCDLDLVVLGGGVAKAGPVLFDPLHEELRTFAGLEFLSGLRVVPAALGGEAGLVGAAALLRG is encoded by the coding sequence GTGGCGACGCTTGCAGTCGACATCGGCGGCACGAAGATCGCCGCCGGCCTCGTCGACCCCGACGGCAGTCTGCGATACGAGGCCCGCCAGCCCACCCCGCATTCCGACGACCCCGATCAGGTGTGGGCCGCGGCTGCTCGCGCCATCGCCGATGCGCTCGCCGCAGCGGGCGGCCCGGTCGCAGGCGTCGGCATCTCCTCGGCCGGCCCGATCCACCTGCCCGACGGAACCATCAGCCCCATCAACATCCCGGCGTGGCGTGACTTTCCGGTCGTCGAACGAGTGGTCGCGGCGGTCCCCGGCGTGCCGGTGCGTCTCGGCGGCGACGGGCTGTGCATGGCGCTCGGCGAGCATTGGCGCGGCGCCGGCCAGGGTGCGGCGTTCCTGCTCGGCATGGTGGTGTCCACCGGGGTCGGCGGCGGACTGATCCTCGACGGCGCGCCGTACCACGGGCGCACCGGCAACGCCGGGCACGTCGGCCACGTCGTCGTCGATACCGACGGACCGCCGTGCACCTGTGGCGGCCGCGGTTGCGTAGAAGCGATCGCCAGCGGACCGCATCTGGCGCAGTGGGCCCGCACGCAGGGCTGGGACGGTGCCGACGCCAAAGAGCTTGCCGACGCCGCGGCGACCGGAAACCAGGTGGCGTTGGCGGCGTTTCGCCGCGGCGCCCGAGCGATCGCCGCGATGATCGCCTCGGTGGGCGCCGTCTGCGACCTGGACCTCGTCGTCCTCGGCGGGGGAGTGGCCAAGGCCGGCCCGGTGTTGTTCGACCCGCTGCACGAGGAGTTGCGCACCTTCGCCGGACTGGAGTTCCTGTCCGGGCTGCGCGTGGTCCCCGCCGCGCTGGGCGGGGAGGCGGGCCTGGTCGGTGCGGCCGCGCTGTTGCGGGGCTGA
- a CDS encoding DinB family protein, which produces MPTLAPPVNNERHALREFLAYHQRAFVAVAYGLTDEQARATPSVSSLSVGGLIKHVTGVQQSWMQRVAAAPNEPQADDRPFEDRAQEYQEQYLMRPDETLAQLIETLVAQNAESLRLIETTDLDAAVPVPRDAPWFPDDVDAWSVRWVLLHLIGELARHAGHADIIRESIDGATMYELVAAAEGVAPQPWLTPWRPNT; this is translated from the coding sequence ATGCCCACCCTCGCCCCACCCGTCAACAATGAACGTCACGCGCTTCGCGAGTTCCTCGCCTATCACCAGCGCGCGTTCGTCGCCGTCGCGTACGGCCTCACCGACGAGCAGGCTCGAGCGACGCCGAGCGTCAGTTCGCTGTCGGTCGGTGGGTTGATCAAACACGTGACCGGGGTGCAGCAGTCCTGGATGCAGCGGGTGGCCGCGGCCCCGAACGAACCGCAGGCCGATGACCGCCCGTTCGAGGACCGCGCGCAGGAATACCAGGAGCAATACCTGATGCGGCCCGACGAGACCCTGGCCCAGCTCATCGAGACTCTGGTTGCCCAGAACGCCGAGTCGCTTCGGCTGATCGAGACCACCGATCTGGACGCCGCGGTGCCGGTGCCGCGCGACGCGCCGTGGTTCCCGGATGACGTCGACGCCTGGTCGGTGCGGTGGGTCCTCCTGCATCTGATCGGTGAGCTGGCCAGGCACGCCGGCCATGCCGACATCATCCGTGAATCCATCGACGGCGCAACGATGTACGAGCTGGTCGCGGCGGCCGAAGGCGTGGCACCCCAGCCGTGGCTGACCCCGTGGCGCCCCAACACGTGA
- a CDS encoding alpha/beta fold hydrolase produces MEIRTGTATVAEEIELYYEDLGNPGDPAVLLIMGLGAQLLLWRNGFCEKLVDQGYRVIRYDNRDVGLSTKLHGQRARGGLVPKLAKSYVGRPSSSVYTLEDMADDAAALLDHLGVEQAHIVGASMGGMIAQIFAARYSLRTKALGIIFSSNNSAFLPPPAPRALLSLITGPPPNAPRDVIVENVVRVGKIIGSPGYPVPDEQARADAIEAYDRCHYPQGIARHFAAILGSGSLKHYDRQITAPTVVIHGRADKLMRPSGGRSIASTIPNARLALFDGMAHDLPEDLWDDIAGELKTTFAEVS; encoded by the coding sequence ATGGAAATCCGCACCGGCACAGCCACCGTCGCCGAAGAGATCGAGCTGTACTACGAGGACCTGGGCAATCCCGGCGACCCGGCAGTGTTGCTGATCATGGGTCTCGGCGCTCAGCTTCTGTTGTGGCGCAACGGTTTCTGCGAGAAGCTGGTCGACCAGGGCTATCGGGTGATCCGCTATGACAACCGCGATGTCGGGCTGTCGACCAAGCTGCACGGTCAGCGCGCCCGCGGCGGGTTGGTGCCCAAGCTGGCGAAGTCCTATGTCGGGCGGCCCAGCTCGTCGGTGTACACGCTGGAGGACATGGCCGACGACGCCGCGGCGTTGCTCGATCACCTCGGGGTCGAACAGGCCCATATCGTCGGCGCCTCGATGGGCGGGATGATCGCGCAGATCTTCGCGGCGCGATACAGCCTTCGGACCAAGGCGCTGGGAATCATCTTCTCGTCCAACAACTCTGCGTTCCTTCCGCCCCCGGCACCTCGGGCGTTGTTGTCGCTGATCACCGGTCCGCCACCGAATGCACCGCGCGATGTGATCGTCGAAAACGTGGTGCGGGTCGGCAAGATTATCGGCAGCCCGGGCTATCCCGTGCCCGACGAGCAGGCTCGCGCCGACGCCATCGAGGCCTATGACCGGTGTCACTATCCGCAAGGAATCGCACGGCATTTCGCCGCGATACTGGGCAGCGGCAGCCTGAAGCACTACGACCGCCAGATCACCGCACCGACCGTCGTCATCCACGGTCGCGCAGACAAGCTGATGCGCCCCTCGGGCGGTCGCTCGATCGCCTCGACGATCCCGAATGCGCGCCTGGCGCTTTTCGATGGCATGGCGCATGACCTGCCCGAAGACCTCTGGGACGACATCGCGGGCGAGCTCAAGACCACATTTGCCGAGGTCAGCTAG